The window TGAGAACTGCGCCGTCGACGCTTACTCGTTTCAAATCGGCGAACGAGTGATCGTCGGCGAAGTGAAACGCAAAGAGGAAGCCCGCCAAGAATACGAACAAGCTCGCGACGAGGGTCGCAAAGCGGCACTGTTGGAACAAGAGCGAGCCAACGTGTTCTCTCAATCCGTCGCCAACATTCCAGCGAACAGCGAAGTGACCGTCCACATTGAGTACGTGCACCCGCTGGAGATCGACGAAGATCGCTACGTCTTCCGTTTCCCCATGGTTGTTGGCCCGCGATACATCCCAGGAACTCCAGTCACTCGTCCCAACGTGGGACGCGGTTGGGCGGCCGACACCGACCAAGTCCCCGACGCCTCGCGGATCACGCCCGATGCCCTTCCCGAAGGCATGCGAAACGGCAACGACGTGTTCGTGTCAGTGAAGATTGACGCTGCGATGCCGATCCAGCAAATCGTGCCAGTCACTCATGAGCTGGACATTCAACAAACCTCCGATACCCACGCTGCGATCACACTGAAGAACCAATCCACCGTCGCAGACAAGGACTTCATCATTGAATATCGCTTGGCTGGTGATGACAGCACTCTGGCTTCACTAACCCATCGCGAATCCGACGCAGAAGATGGTTACGTGATGTTGGCGTTGCAGCCCAAGTGGTCGATCGAGCCCACGGAAATCACACCTCGCGAAGTGATCTTGGTGTTGGACACCAGCGGATCGATGAACGGGCCCGCGATCAGCCAACTGCGTTTGTTCGCGGATCATGTGCTGGATCACTTGAACCCCAACGACGAATTCCGAGTCATCGCCTTCAGCAACCGTACGACCGCGTTCCAACCCAATGCCGTCTCGGCAACCGACGCGAACATCCAATCCGCCAAACAATTTGTTCGCGGCCTGCGTGCCAGCGGTGGAACCAACCTGTTGCCCGCACTCAAGTTGGCACTCGGCGGCGAGGCAGACGAATCCGCGCGTCCTCGCTACATGATCCTGATGACCGATGCACTCGTCGGCAACGACCACTCGATCCTTCGCTACTTGCGACAGCCTGAGTTCCAAGACGCTCGCGTGTTCCCCATCGCATTCGGAGCCGCACCCAATGATTACTTGATCAGCCGCGCGGCCGAAATGGGACGCGGGTTTTCAATGCAAGTCACCAACCAAGACAACACGCCGGAGATCGCTCGCCGATTCCATGAACTGACCAGCCAACCCTACATGACCGATTTGCAAATCGATTGGGGAGGACTGGGAGTGAAAGACCAAGTGCCCTCGCGGCTTCCCGATCTGTACGCGGGCAAACCTCTGATCGTCCTAGGCCGTTACGACACACCAGCAACCGGCACCATCACCTTGAAAGGCAACGTCTCAGGACAACCTGTTCAGATGGGAATGGAGCTCGAACTTCCCGAACAAGAAGCCGAGCATGACTCGATCGGTCCGGTCTGGGCTCGCCAACGAATACGGCAAATTTGGAACCGTGACGTGGGAGCTGAAACGCCTGCGGGCCGCGCCGAGATCACTGAGTTGGGACTGAAGCATCAACTGATGACCCAGTACACCTCGTTCATCGCCGTCGAAAAAGAACTTTCCGAACCACCGCAAGGACAACTGGTCACCGAAGCCGTCCCAGTCATGACACCTGAAGGCATGACCCAAAAATCAGCCGGCCGATCGGTCGCCGCTGCGAAGCCAGCACCTCGACATCAGGCATCCACGAACTCACCACCCGCTGTGCCAGCCGCCTCTGCACCGGCAACCGTCTCAACGCCAACACCGGCCTCAGCACCCTCACCGGC of the Rhodopirellula baltica SH 1 genome contains:
- a CDS encoding VIT domain-containing protein; translation: MNAQSPGHRMQSTRLPLIAPVVVLASAFLWSAVAQAGYTVLGGVPVTQGQMRVGENDFEQLKAKLPAPNPSFTLKETRVETEISGVLARVRVSQVFQNPHPERLEALYVFPLPENCAVDAYSFQIGERVIVGEVKRKEEARQEYEQARDEGRKAALLEQERANVFSQSVANIPANSEVTVHIEYVHPLEIDEDRYVFRFPMVVGPRYIPGTPVTRPNVGRGWAADTDQVPDASRITPDALPEGMRNGNDVFVSVKIDAAMPIQQIVPVTHELDIQQTSDTHAAITLKNQSTVADKDFIIEYRLAGDDSTLASLTHRESDAEDGYVMLALQPKWSIEPTEITPREVILVLDTSGSMNGPAISQLRLFADHVLDHLNPNDEFRVIAFSNRTTAFQPNAVSATDANIQSAKQFVRGLRASGGTNLLPALKLALGGEADESARPRYMILMTDALVGNDHSILRYLRQPEFQDARVFPIAFGAAPNDYLISRAAEMGRGFSMQVTNQDNTPEIARRFHELTSQPYMTDLQIDWGGLGVKDQVPSRLPDLYAGKPLIVLGRYDTPATGTITLKGNVSGQPVQMGMELELPEQEAEHDSIGPVWARQRIRQIWNRDVGAETPAGRAEITELGLKHQLMTQYTSFIAVEKELSEPPQGQLVTEAVPVMTPEGMTQKSAGRSVAAAKPAPRHQASTNSPPAVPAASAPATVSTPTPASAPSPAPRSSGGNYGGGGGGGGGPIGPITGIVSLGGAAAAMMRRRKSRSNHQDVVR